CTTGGATCTAAGGATTGAAAATGGGTCAAACGTCATAGACAAAGCCCTCTTTGTTAGAGAGTCAACTTAGTTATTTAACTCCTTAtgattgaaagaaagaaaaaaaaaaaaaataccagatTCAAATGTAAAATAGCTTCTGAAATGGGCGAAGGTCACCATATTTTTGTTGTTACTCACCACCATAATATGAGTGAGATATTCAGAAATAGCTTTAAAAAAGGAGATCAGTGGGATTGCCAATTAAAGCCACCTAAAATTGAGCTTGATCGGAAATAATCAGTGAACTAAAAGTTtcaatcttcttttaattgtctCTTGTCTTAGCCTCAGAAATGATTTAACAGAAAtgtaaaaaaattttcaaaaaaataaaaaattattcaacACCTTATTTATGATAGGATTACCATCAGTATTGAAAAAATGTTATAGTAAATGGATAAAGAGGTAAGAAGTATGAATACAATCTTGTTGTAAGCAACGTTGGTTGCaacaagagttttttttttttttatatttatatatatatatatgtgtgtatatatatatattgaatgtgcTACCTAGGTCAAGAGATTTGGAGGCAGCGAAGAAGATAGTGGTGAAGTGGGAAGATGTTTGTAAACCTTTTAGGGAGGGCGGATTAGGTATTAGGTTGCGTGATGTGAACTTTGCCTGTTTAAATTAACATGGCAGATAAAGCATTTCCTTAATGAATAATTTCTTTCGTGCTCGTTTTCTAAAGCCAGATGGGTCATTGAAATCAGGCCACATATTCTCATTGATACGGCCAGGTCTTAAGAAGGTTTGGCGATGGGTGGAGTCTCATGAGCAGTGGACTCTTGGAAATGGCCGGAAGATTAATTTTTCGCCGGAAGATTAATTTTTGGAGGGATTGCTGGTTGGGAAGCAATTCTATTGAAGACCTTTGGTTCGATGCAAGTTAAGGTCTCAGATTTTATTTCTCAAGGTGAGTGGAACATTACCCTGGTGGAGTCggtttttattaataatatttttgcatAGGCAAAAAATATTGTAATATCAGACTTGGAGGATTCATGTCACTGGGGGCTAACCTCTTCTGGAGTGTTTACCATTAAATCAGCTTGGGAAATGGTGAGACGGGAGTCTTATAAGGTGGGGTGGTTTTCCTTGACTTGAAAAGCTCAACTCCAACCTAATCAATCTGTTTTTGGCTGGAGAATGATGAATAATAAATTGCTTATGGATGATAATGTTAAAAAATGAGGGGTTGTAGTACCTTCGCGGTGTGTTCTGTGTGATCGAGCTGAGGAATCCAAGAATTCATTCTTTTTATGAGTGTTCCTTTGCGATTTCCTTGTGGTAGAAATTCTGTGGTTGTTTTCGGTTAAATTGGCCAAAATTTGATGGGGTTGACAGGTTAACTGCTTGGTGTAAGGCTCAGACGAAGAAGATTTCTTTCAAGGGGGTTTGGCTGAAGGGTTTCATTCTGATTCGTTATTTTATTTGGCTGGAGAGGAATGGCCGAATGTATGATGATACTATAAATTCAATTGAGCAGTGTTTTGGCTCTCTGAAAAACGAAATAAGTTCTCAATCTCTGATTCACGCAGGATCGCCCATCTCAATTTTGGACCTATTGAGTGCTAGAGGATTGGGTTTTTCAGGGTTGAGGGGAAGAGCTCGAGaaatttttgcaattttttggtgtcctccTCAGGCAGGCTGGTTAAAGCTAAATATGGACGGATGCTCAATTGGTAATCCAGGGAAATCTGGAGCAGGTGGTGTGCTCAGGAATGAAAAGGCAGAGGTGGTTGCTAATTTCAGAAATTTCCTAGGCATTAAATCTAATTTTGAGGCAGAGTTCTTGGCGCGTTATGGATGAGTGTGACTCAGTTgcatttttactcttttttttcaagAGGAAACCTCCGTGGATAGCTCGTCAAAGATGGTTAAATTGTAAGCCCTTCTTGGAAGAGGTGGagtggaaaataactcactgtTATCGTGAAGCAAACTCAGTTGCggatttttttgtcaaaatcagCAGCTCAGTTTGAAATCTCTTTGCCAGTTACAACTTGGTCGGCGATGGTGAAGATGGATTTAGCAATGGATGCCTCTGGTCGTCCTCGTTCTAGATTTCTCTAGGATGTTTCTTTAAGCTTGTTTTGGGTGGTTGAGTTTGTGCATGTCTtgctctgctgatggcaatgccgaaggtggagctTGTGCATTCCTTTCTCTTCCAGTGAGAGGCCTAGGCTGTTCTGCTCTTCCTCTTTTTGATGTACTATATATATtcgttcttttttctctttcataatTAATATACATGATTTTCTAGTGAAAAGAAGAATGTGCTACCTAGAAGGAATCAACTCAAATTTTCTTtctcaatgcaaaagtgaaagttttttgaaattcatgagtatttttttgttgggggttGGGGATGGATTTGACTTCTCTCCATAGAGCCTTGGGAACAGCGAGCCATCCCATGGTTAAGAGGATCCGGGCAAGCATCCCTAGGTCACCTTAGCCGTGGGATGACTCTATGTTCCCTGGGCTCTacggagaggaatcctatccattggggggggggggtgaggtgGGGAGAAAAGTCTCAAAACATATGACTACTTTTTGGGGGTTCAAATTGTATGTGGTGACCGGtgaggtgtagtgagcatccGGTGGCTGAGAGCATCTAGGCATACGCCCCAGGGAGTAGTTGGGGGCTCCCAACTACCTGATGCAGTGGCTGTAGACAATTTTCACACCTTTGGTTACCAGCAGCTATTTCCTTGGCTTAGATAATGGAGTACTCTCATACAATTAATTCACAGTTCTTAAAACCTGACAGGACATTGAATCATAAACAGGAATTTTTCAATACTGATTAATTATTTGGTCCCTTATTAAGTTCAACAAAGTTACATAATAAGTACCTGAATAGCTAGGGATTAAATTGCTGACAATATAGTGTTTGAAGCCAAATTAAAACACTGAAATAAGGAAATTAAGACCAGAAGTTGTTACAATAATTATCACTGAGGGCATTCAGGAGGAGGCTTTGGAGTTCTGCTTCTGTCAGAACAGTAGTCGTAAGTCATGTGGTACTTCTTTATAGCTTCATATTCGATTTGTTGGGCATGGTTAAGCTTCCAATATTGCTTTTCATTCCACCAATACTTACTAGTATAACATTGCTGATCATCAGTGTTGGAGTTTTTAGAAGGGCATCCATTAATCTCAAAACTGCGTAAGTAAGCTCTGAATGGAGCTTGACTCCAATCAGTCTTTATTCTTCCTCCATCTGTTGCCCAACTCTCTCCATCCCATAGGCTTGTCAATATTTGCATTGGTTGATATGGGTACCCAACTCCTATATTTACCTTGTTCATGTAAACCCTTATGGGAATGTTGTCCACAAAGAATCTAAAACACAAAACATAgcaagtgagagagagagagagagagagagagaggagtttaGGTAGAATTCATTCTTAAAGATTGGTCATTTAGGAGAGGATGCCCAAGCACCTATAAGTCTACACATCAGACTATTCACATTTGATGTGGGATTATTACTTTTGTCTTTCATGTGAGCccaacaaaagagagagaaaactcaCACTACTTGATGTGGGTTCCAGAGGATTCTGTAAGTATGGTAAGCAGCCGTAGGATCGAACCAAAGTTGGATTCTTTGCTCTCTATTTCCTACACCACTTGTAAAGACATTTGTTTGAAGAGTATATGGCAGCCCTGGTAAGTTACCCAAGAACTCGAAGTCGAGCTCATCATGAGCATTGTTGGATTGCGATCTGAGCTGTCAataattcaaaataataataataataataataataatttgaacGAATATCAATTAAAATAGGGTCCTTCTAGACTACACTAcgcctagtgaagtataatgtTTCACTATGTGCCACTTGGCAGTATATGAGTTAATCCACGTTATAGAGGACCTTACATAATCTCAATGGCCAAATTCTAGTCCAAAATaataaggaaattttctttctcaaacttagattcaaagttttagttaaatTACTAAAATgccatcaaatggagatgaGTATCAAATGCAAAATGACATCTTTTGTAACTTTAATTACTTGCTCTATtcattttaagttgaaattAGAATTTGGATCCACGACACGTATGCACGTACGCTCACGTGGACGCACATGTGAGGATCCAATACTTGTCCCTTTTGCTTCTACTTATACCCCTCTTCATCCTTTAATGGAAGGAAGTGGGACAgatgttggatcctcacatgtaaTTCTAGATGACCGTATGTGCAGCGGATCCAAACTCTTGAAATATTTATACTAAAGAGATGGATGCTTCATGATTCTCCATCACATGTATAGCCATGTGACAAATAATATACTTCATTGGGTACAAGACGGAGAAAAAAAACcgtaaaaaatcaataaagaaagCTATATTCTTTCAGACCATGTATGGATCACCTCcgcacccccctccccccccccccaaaaaaaaaaaaaagagaagaagaaagggctCCTTACGTAGAAAGCTGTAACAACTCCTGCTGAGTTTCCAGCAGGAAGCTTTAATTCCATTTGAAAGAAGCCAGAGCTGTAAGTCAATTTGGATGCTATTCCTGAGCCTATATGTTGCACCAAGAGTAAAATATGAAACTGAGAGCATACTTAAACCTTAAAAATTAAAGTATCAATATTTCTTTTATGATAATTTAACCATTGAAGCCTGGCAAGTAAATTtgaagtaggagagagagagagagagagcgagagagagagagagagagagagagagagagagagagagagagagagagagagaatgaaatcAATAAGATATAAACCAGTTGATCTGTCCATAGCAAGCCGGAGTTCTCTTCCTTGGCGTATAGAGCGAATATGATCATTTCCAAATGTAATGTAATAGTTTTGATCAAAGCTGGGACCTGTTTGTCCAGCAGTAAGAACACCACCACCAACTAGCAGGACCAAAGTAAAGAGAGAAAGCAGAGATGCTTCCATTGAGAGAGAAGTAACTGTGTGTTaatttgtctattttttttttttttggaacagtGATTTCATCTTTGCaatggatgatgatgaggaggtGTCATTTTAAGGAGGCTAAAGCATGCAAGGATGGTGTGACCAATAACTGCTCAGTAGTTTTCCCTACGCATTCGCCATTGCCATGCAATTCCCATAAGTAATTGGCATCACATGTAGATTGTAGGGGGAGGCCATTTTTTTGTGggaccaaaatcctaaaccctaaacaattaATATTAATCAGCCTATACCCTAGAAACTTGTAATATTAATCCAATACCCTAACTCTAAACTTGTAATAGTAATCTGAGCTAAATATGTATTTTAAAcaataatttttaattaaaataagggagaaaaaatgcTAACCGTTTGCGTTCTTTACACTTGAAAACAATGCCTTAATTTCAGGGAATAGGGGcgtcttttcatagtccttggTGTATGATTcatctccatagagcccatggaccatagagtgatctcacagTTGGGGTGATCTCGAGACGTGTGCCCGGATCCTCTTAGCCGTGGGATCACTCTAtagtccatgggctctatggagaggatccggatccaTTTTATTTGGTGAAAGGTTTCATACATGGTAATTTATGAATACGTTcaatatttcagttttttttttgataacttCACTCAATTTAGTCCGAAATAGCTAGATTTGGCCTTATGCAACCTTGTCCCTAAAAATTCAATAAAGAAAGAATTTTCACTCTTTGCTTACTGTCTAGAATTCTCTCACCAACTCTATATAAATTTGTTCTGTTTTCTGTTCTGATTCATTTAAGTTAGCCCTTTAGTTTAGAACTTGAGACAGAGTAATTTGCACACACAAAACTGTCTGTGCAACATTTAATTGGATCCTTGACCAGAGCTGAAAGTTCTTCGTTATGCTGTGGAATGGAAAATGTCTCTCTCTCCACCCCCCTCTCGAAATGACTCCGCACCTTTGTAACCCAAAAAATACCTCTAGTTGATGCTCATGTACATCCCTTCATTGACTCTCATGCTAGATGCAGTGGACACTGAGCACATATCATTCTTTCccccaaaaataatttgaattaGAAGAGTTTTTAAACAAATCTTCTGTGGGAATGCACCGGCTAGGTGTATACGACAATACACAAGCTTCTTAAATGTTCCGACCTTTATTTGGTTCTGTTAGAATGAtcataaaaaacatattaaagaacaaaaaagaaaatatacaagaTCAACGCCTAGGCATCCCAAGATGCATACAAAAAGACTGCACATTGACCCATAAAAAAGTCAAACTTTACAACAAACGAAATCTAAGCCTACTAAGAGCATCTCTTCTCAGCTCTTCTTTTATTGGGTTCACCTGAACAAACCTCGTAACACTACTGACTGCACCTCATCAACCAAATGgtctttttaaatttgatttactTTGATCAAGTTTTATCAAAGATGAAGATCATCTTGGGTCTAATACTTCATAAAACTTGATCAGAATAAATCAAATATAAAAACCCATTTGTCCTCATTGCCCAAAACCACAGAACTCATAATTGAGATTATATTCAAATCTAAATTTGGTTCTAATATTCTAAGAATCGATGAATAGGTAGTTAATATCTAGACCAAAGATCAAACCGAATAGGGAACCGACTAAAGAATCACATAAAAATCAAACTGATTCAGTTGGGGATATGGCTTAGTTGTTATAGTCGTTGTATCTTGAATCAAACTGATTGGCACCCTTAATGTAATTAAGGGTTTCAATATTCAGTTCAAACCAGTTGAACCAACCAAGGACAACTAGTTCAAATCGGACCAAAGTGAACCATACCCTTAgtggtttggtttggattggCTTTTATAGAACtgataaaaattaaaaccaaatcaaattgaataaaTGTACCATTGACCAACAacaaaacaataacaacaacaactcagtaGATCTTATGCGAACTTAATGAGGTAAAAGGAAATGTAGAAGTAAAAGGGGAAGACACACAAACACAACAAATCAGTGAAGTCTCACCTAAATGGTGTCGGTTACATGGATTCTTCTCCTCATATAAGATTTATTCGAAGTCATATTTGGGACAAGACCTTAATTATAGACAACCTTCCATACCACTTATTCAATTTAGGTTTGtctctagctcttttagcttctTCAAATCATGAATTAGATTGCTCCTCCTTACTCGTGCGTCCCCAGGCCtttgttgaacatgaccataccatctcaaatgGTTTTTTCGAAATTTATCATGAATCGAAGCAACAACAGAATCAACTCTAACTCATGGCCATATTAGCTCTTTTAGCTTATACAATATGAATTAGATTACTCCTCTTTATTCGCACGTCCCCAGGCCtttgttgaacatgaccatatcACCTCAAATGGCTTTATCAGAACTTATCATAAAtcagaataacaaaaaaatcagctttaatatgatcattctttactttatcctttctaTAACTAGAAATCCAGCTGAACCCAATAAAAACCTAGAACAGACCAAACACAAACACAATAGTAAAGTACCAACAAAAAACCGGACTGAAACCAAAATGACGAAAACCATGGACTTTCTTAATGGTTTGGTATTCAGTTGGCCCAGTAACAGACCAAAACCGATTCATCCCCACCTAAACTGGACCAAACCGACCCATTGACCCCATAGAGATATAGAGCGGAAAGTTAGAGATGGTCACCGGTGAGTGATTGTTTCTATTTTACGCGCCAATTCGTTGGGATATCCGTTGCGTAGATTCCATTTTCAACTGGACTTCCGTTGTATTTCCCTATTACCTCGCTTAGCTTCCAATGGTGAATCTAGAATGTTGTAGACAATCTctatcttcctcttccttcaatTCTGGTATGGAGAGGCTGCACAGGTCTGtctcttcttttctgtttttttttccccattgtcTTTCTCTCGTTGGGTTTGTTTAATTCAACCATCCATTGCAGCTTCTTTCCACTCTGGAAAACTGAGATTtctggaaattttttttctgggttttggAATC
This Macadamia integrifolia cultivar HAES 741 chromosome 10, SCU_Mint_v3, whole genome shotgun sequence DNA region includes the following protein-coding sequences:
- the LOC122092084 gene encoding xyloglucan endotransglucosylase/hydrolase protein 2-like; the encoded protein is MEASLLSLFTLVLLVGGGVLTAGQTGPSFDQNYYITFGNDHIRSIRQGRELRLAMDRSTGSGIASKLTYSSGFFQMELKLPAGNSAGVVTAFYLRSQSNNAHDELDFEFLGNLPGLPYTLQTNVFTSGVGNREQRIQLWFDPTAAYHTYRILWNPHQVVFFVDNIPIRVYMNKVNIGVGYPYQPMQILTSLWDGESWATDGGRIKTDWSQAPFRAYLRSFEINGCPSKNSNTDDQQCYTSKYWWNEKQYWKLNHAQQIEYEAIKKYHMTYDYCSDRSRTPKPPPECPQ